The following coding sequences are from one Canis lupus dingo isolate Sandy chromosome 21, ASM325472v2, whole genome shotgun sequence window:
- the DGAT2 gene encoding diacylglycerol O-acyltransferase 2 isoform X1 has protein sequence MKRVKSMQLVLSRHGGWKWPSSSGPAAGRSGAMIRNLTYDLPQGCLSFHYQAFWPHCLPATGVQGIMLGADPNSQLSTGSSILSALQDLFSITWLNRSKVEKQLQVISVLQWVLSFLVLGVACSAILMYTFCTDCWLIAVLYFTWLAFDWNTPKKGGRRSQWVRNWAVWRYFRDYFPIQLVKTHNLLTTRNYIFGYHPHGIMGLGAFCNFSTEATEVSKKFPGIRPYLATLAGNFRMPVLREYLMSGGICPVNRDTIDYLLSKNGSGNAIIIVVGGAAESLSSMPGKNAVTLRNRKGFVKLALRHGADLVPTYSFGENEVYKQVIFEEGSWGRWVQKKFQKYIGFAPCIFHGRGLFSSDTWGLVPYSKPITTVVGEPITIPKLEHPTQQDIDLYHAMYVEALVKLFDKHKTKFGLPETEVLEVN, from the exons ATGAAGAGGGTGAAGAGCATGCAGTTGGTGCTCAGTAGACATGGGGGTTGGAAGTggccctcttcctctggcccagCTGCTGGAAGGAGTGGGGCTATGATTAGGAACCTCACCTATGATCTTCCCCAGGgctgcctctccttccactaccagGCTTTTTGGCCCCACTGCCTACCAGCCACTGGAGTCCAGGGCATCATGCTGGGAGCAGATCCAAACAGCCAATTAA GCACTGGCTCCAGCATCCTCTCCGCCCTCCAGGACCTCTTCTCCATCACTTGGCTCAATAGGTCCAAGGTGGAAAAGCAGCTGCAGGTCATCTCGGTGCTACAATGGGTCCTGTCCTTCCTTGTGCTTG GAGTGGCCTGCAGCGCCATCCTCATGTACACGTTCTGCACCGACTGTTGGCTCATCGCGGTGCTCTACTTCACCTGGCTGGCGTTTGACTGGAACACGCCCAAGAAAG GTGGCAGGAGGTCACAGTGGGTGCGAAACTGGGCTGTGTGGCGCTACTTTCGAGACTACTTTCCCATCCAG CTGGTGAAGACACACAACCTGCTGACCACCAGGAACTACATCTTTGGATACCACCCCCATGGCATCATGGGCCTGGGTGCCTTCTGTAACTTCAGCACAGAAGCCACAGAAGTGAGCAAGAAGTTCCCTGGCATACGACCCTACCTGGCCACGTTGGCCGGCAACTTCCGGATGCCGGTGCTGAGAGAGTACCTGATGTCTGGAG GCATCTGCCCTGTGAACAGGGACACCATAGACTACTTGCTTTCAAAGAATGGGAGTGGCAATGCCATCATCATCGTAGTGGGGGGTGCAGCCGAGTCCCTGAGCTCCATGCCTGGCAAGAACGCAGTCACCCTGCGCAATCGCAAGGGCTTTGTAAAACTGGCCCTACGCCATGG AGCTGACCTGGTTCCCACCTACTCCTTCGGGGAGAATGAAGTGTACAAGCAAGTGATCTTTGAGGAAGGCTCCTGGGGCCGATGGGTCCAGAAGAAGTTCCAGAAGTACATTGGCTTTGCCCCATGCATCTTCCATGGCCGAGGCCTCTTCTCCTCTGACACTTGGGGGCTGGTGCCCTACTCCAAGCCCATCACCACCGTGG TGGGTGAGCCTATCACCATCCCCAAGCTGGAGCACCCAACCCAGCAGGACATAGACCTGTATCACGCCATGTACGTGGAGGCCCTGGTGAAGCTCTTCGACAAGCACAAGACCAAGTTTGGCCTCCCGGAGACGGAGGTTCTGGAGGTGAACTGA
- the DGAT2 gene encoding diacylglycerol O-acyltransferase 2 isoform X3, producing the protein MDSEKGSPVLGTGSSILSALQDLFSITWLNRSKVEKQLQVISVLQWVLSFLVLGVACSAILMYTFCTDCWLIAVLYFTWLAFDWNTPKKGGRRSQWVRNWAVWRYFRDYFPIQLVKTHNLLTTRNYIFGYHPHGIMGLGAFCNFSTEATEVSKKFPGIRPYLATLAGNFRMPVLREYLMSGGICPVNRDTIDYLLSKNGSGNAIIIVVGGAAESLSSMPGKNAVTLRNRKGFVKLALRHGADLVPTYSFGENEVYKQVIFEEGSWGRWVQKKFQKYIGFAPCIFHGRGLFSSDTWGLVPYSKPITTVVGEPITIPKLEHPTQQDIDLYHAMYVEALVKLFDKHKTKFGLPETEVLEVN; encoded by the exons GCACTGGCTCCAGCATCCTCTCCGCCCTCCAGGACCTCTTCTCCATCACTTGGCTCAATAGGTCCAAGGTGGAAAAGCAGCTGCAGGTCATCTCGGTGCTACAATGGGTCCTGTCCTTCCTTGTGCTTG GAGTGGCCTGCAGCGCCATCCTCATGTACACGTTCTGCACCGACTGTTGGCTCATCGCGGTGCTCTACTTCACCTGGCTGGCGTTTGACTGGAACACGCCCAAGAAAG GTGGCAGGAGGTCACAGTGGGTGCGAAACTGGGCTGTGTGGCGCTACTTTCGAGACTACTTTCCCATCCAG CTGGTGAAGACACACAACCTGCTGACCACCAGGAACTACATCTTTGGATACCACCCCCATGGCATCATGGGCCTGGGTGCCTTCTGTAACTTCAGCACAGAAGCCACAGAAGTGAGCAAGAAGTTCCCTGGCATACGACCCTACCTGGCCACGTTGGCCGGCAACTTCCGGATGCCGGTGCTGAGAGAGTACCTGATGTCTGGAG GCATCTGCCCTGTGAACAGGGACACCATAGACTACTTGCTTTCAAAGAATGGGAGTGGCAATGCCATCATCATCGTAGTGGGGGGTGCAGCCGAGTCCCTGAGCTCCATGCCTGGCAAGAACGCAGTCACCCTGCGCAATCGCAAGGGCTTTGTAAAACTGGCCCTACGCCATGG AGCTGACCTGGTTCCCACCTACTCCTTCGGGGAGAATGAAGTGTACAAGCAAGTGATCTTTGAGGAAGGCTCCTGGGGCCGATGGGTCCAGAAGAAGTTCCAGAAGTACATTGGCTTTGCCCCATGCATCTTCCATGGCCGAGGCCTCTTCTCCTCTGACACTTGGGGGCTGGTGCCCTACTCCAAGCCCATCACCACCGTGG TGGGTGAGCCTATCACCATCCCCAAGCTGGAGCACCCAACCCAGCAGGACATAGACCTGTATCACGCCATGTACGTGGAGGCCCTGGTGAAGCTCTTCGACAAGCACAAGACCAAGTTTGGCCTCCCGGAGACGGAGGTTCTGGAGGTGAACTGA
- the DGAT2 gene encoding diacylglycerol O-acyltransferase 2 isoform X2 yields the protein MKTLIAAYSGVLRGTGSSILSALQDLFSITWLNRSKVEKQLQVISVLQWVLSFLVLGVACSAILMYTFCTDCWLIAVLYFTWLAFDWNTPKKGGRRSQWVRNWAVWRYFRDYFPIQLVKTHNLLTTRNYIFGYHPHGIMGLGAFCNFSTEATEVSKKFPGIRPYLATLAGNFRMPVLREYLMSGGICPVNRDTIDYLLSKNGSGNAIIIVVGGAAESLSSMPGKNAVTLRNRKGFVKLALRHGADLVPTYSFGENEVYKQVIFEEGSWGRWVQKKFQKYIGFAPCIFHGRGLFSSDTWGLVPYSKPITTVVGEPITIPKLEHPTQQDIDLYHAMYVEALVKLFDKHKTKFGLPETEVLEVN from the exons GCACTGGCTCCAGCATCCTCTCCGCCCTCCAGGACCTCTTCTCCATCACTTGGCTCAATAGGTCCAAGGTGGAAAAGCAGCTGCAGGTCATCTCGGTGCTACAATGGGTCCTGTCCTTCCTTGTGCTTG GAGTGGCCTGCAGCGCCATCCTCATGTACACGTTCTGCACCGACTGTTGGCTCATCGCGGTGCTCTACTTCACCTGGCTGGCGTTTGACTGGAACACGCCCAAGAAAG GTGGCAGGAGGTCACAGTGGGTGCGAAACTGGGCTGTGTGGCGCTACTTTCGAGACTACTTTCCCATCCAG CTGGTGAAGACACACAACCTGCTGACCACCAGGAACTACATCTTTGGATACCACCCCCATGGCATCATGGGCCTGGGTGCCTTCTGTAACTTCAGCACAGAAGCCACAGAAGTGAGCAAGAAGTTCCCTGGCATACGACCCTACCTGGCCACGTTGGCCGGCAACTTCCGGATGCCGGTGCTGAGAGAGTACCTGATGTCTGGAG GCATCTGCCCTGTGAACAGGGACACCATAGACTACTTGCTTTCAAAGAATGGGAGTGGCAATGCCATCATCATCGTAGTGGGGGGTGCAGCCGAGTCCCTGAGCTCCATGCCTGGCAAGAACGCAGTCACCCTGCGCAATCGCAAGGGCTTTGTAAAACTGGCCCTACGCCATGG AGCTGACCTGGTTCCCACCTACTCCTTCGGGGAGAATGAAGTGTACAAGCAAGTGATCTTTGAGGAAGGCTCCTGGGGCCGATGGGTCCAGAAGAAGTTCCAGAAGTACATTGGCTTTGCCCCATGCATCTTCCATGGCCGAGGCCTCTTCTCCTCTGACACTTGGGGGCTGGTGCCCTACTCCAAGCCCATCACCACCGTGG TGGGTGAGCCTATCACCATCCCCAAGCTGGAGCACCCAACCCAGCAGGACATAGACCTGTATCACGCCATGTACGTGGAGGCCCTGGTGAAGCTCTTCGACAAGCACAAGACCAAGTTTGGCCTCCCGGAGACGGAGGTTCTGGAGGTGAACTGA